One window of the Ammospiza nelsoni isolate bAmmNel1 chromosome 2, bAmmNel1.pri, whole genome shotgun sequence genome contains the following:
- the RGPD4 gene encoding ranBP2-like and GRIP domain-containing protein 4 isoform X3, with protein MLDAVDGKTDDALIAFEAIENVVSYWNLAMIFQRKAEEIENDVMLPEEHEEHKTYLLKAKYYLMKIIAESSSDMSVAEKLPVSLETVREVLDTVIQELGENCEEGSLAFRNGLSRTVDSAVKHSTPSPTKFSFSPTKTYKFSPKTPPQWAEDHKSILQMICQQVEALKNDLQEMKLNNSNTNASHRWPAENYGTDAIPDSYQRAQNLHEAPLTVATTGPSVFYSQSPAYNSQYLLGTAATNVTPAKPPVYGMNRLAPQPHIYSYQPPPMHTPPLQNTSGCMFSQEMYGPPLRFDSPGTTLISPRTADDYYNYSVPQASTNPTLPKPGYFTNRSATPPTLKPAEPKAMPKFGQPGTAEGSKPPMSTPAQPSQPTTFKFKPNFKSNDGDFTFSSPPQVAPQPLNAPFNSRESLLDLLTSDKPLQDDRYVDQKPVSDPTNSSRNIFNFSNKHIPGMSLRDNTGQNVHKNVGFEKSDTFSAQEPSKPVFMASNSDLANRSHETEGGSTHGGDEDDDGPHFDPVVPLPDKIEVKTGEEDEEEFFCNRAKLFRFDAESKEWKERGIGNVKILKHKVSGKFRLLMRRDQVLKICANHYINTDMKLTPNAASDKSFVWHALDYADELPKPEQLAIRFKTPEEAMLFKKKFEEAQNILKSLGSNADTSVAQSSGTAKETANQDIKEPNRTTSGTMNLGFQFLKDGTSSEPDSKGTLTATSTASSTTISFGKDAQQACSSGGFGQHLLKKDQWVCKVCLVPNEATVKNCVACESPNPGMWETHGTPMTGSASLKPSGNTVQDKFGSPFAKKEGQWDCSVCSTRNEAEDVNCSSCQSPKPQNQPNTSIPSVLASAGLELGSIADTSKPQKNGFEGLFTKKEGQWDCSTCLVRNEGSSLTCVACETPNPSAKPAGDALPTPAFGLKSKLPELGGGQLATGFKFGLEQGKTPPFTFQISSDTEAKPAKEGFSFSMQMPAGGFKFGIQESSKFGIQESSKNTTKKDEPSKEHTTGFLKSVDEKDKKELPSDSGIGFQFQETADKEKIDFVFGQNSSTSTFAELAKSTPREGFQFGKKDPNFKGFSGAGEKLFSSQNSKTDQKANTSADLSEKDDDVYRTEESDDIHFEPIVQMPEKVEPFTGEEDEKVLYSQRVKLFRFDPETSQWKERGVGILKILKNEVNGKVRILMRREQVLKVCANHWITTTMNLKQLSGSDKAWMWMANDFSDGDAKLEHLAAKFKTPEQAEEFKQKFEECQRLLLDIPLQTPHKLVDTGRTAQLIQKAEEMKCGLKDLKTFLTDDKTKLSEEESGNPACTSSTSDLVIKPHAESTGPTLEWDNYDLREEALDDSVSSSVYASPLASSPVRKNLFRFGESTTGFSFSFKSALSPSKSPAKQNQSRTSVGTDEDSDVTQEEERDGQYFEPVVPLPDLVEVTSGEENEQVVFSHRAKLYRYDKDANQWKERGIGDIKILQNYDNKQVRIVMRRDQVLKLCANHRITPEMNLQQMKGSDRAWVWTACDFADGERKVELLAVRFKLQDVADSFKQIFDEAKHAQERETLITPLSSRANTPKEFPCGKNAVAVLEETTRERTDVSHGDDTSDTTVEAAEVASTSETPTKTVVSPPKFVFGSESVKSIFSNEKSKTFTFGNTSATGSLFGFSFNPPRKSEGHIPASQDTAQKEPEGSEPPKISNATQKPVDSKVDNLPASSQDGPSNFSFRILEKGFNFSLFKSNPMAFWTSTSSMQPDSKAEKTTVSEDDVPSDEVVIVYELTPTPEQRALADFLKLPSTFFCYKNKPGYASDEDDDEDYETAVKKLNGRLYPSDSEEKKKGQGPVKVGLAKKSEFNNERECAATLERKPAPEEKDGTKALQVPSASVCGVSTDTEGDTLENFKSEAKIQEMKENEVANSSDLVSTSKEEIPIPSKDEVTELAQSGTSSEESHSTTETVQVSQTLSRAEDKPVDLSTKKSDSDGSESTQENRIISFGFGNTTGLSFADLASKSSEDFAFGSKDKNFKWANTGATVFGDTTRKADEDECGSDDEVVHSDDIHFEPIVSLPEVEVKSGEEDEEILFKERAKLYRWDRDVTQWKERGVGEIKILFHTQKKYYRVLMRRDQVLKVCANHVITKEMNLVPSDTSNNAFIWTATDYADGEVKVEQFAVRFKSQEMANSFKKMFEECQRSLSELQKGHLSLAAGLSKDTNPVVYFEVSADDEPLGHITMELFANIVPRTAENFRALCTGEKGFGFKNSRFHRIVTDFVCQGGDITNHDGTGGQSIYGTAFEDENFIVKHTGPGLLSMANKGRDTNNSQFFITLKKAEHLDFKHVVFGFVKDGMDVVKKIESFGSPKGLVNGRIVITDCGQI; from the exons ATGTTGGATGCAGTTGATGGCAAAACTGATGATGCTTTAATAGCATTTGAAGCTATTGAGAATGTGGTGTCATACTGGAATCTTGCCATG attttccaaagaaaagcagaagaaattgAAAATGATGTCATGCTGCCAGAAGAACATGAAGAACATAAAACTTACCTTCTTAAAGCCAAGTATTATCTAATGAAAATTATTGCAGAAAGCTCCTCAGATATGTCAGTTGCAGAGAAA TTACCAGTGTCTCTTGAGACTGTGAGAGAAGTGTTAGATACGGTGATCCAGGAACTTGGTGAGAACTGTGAAGAGGGAAGTCTTGCCTTCAGAAACGGTCTGTCACGAACTGTAGATTCAGCAGTGAAACATTCCACTCCATCACCAACCAAGTTCTCTTTTTCACCAACTAAGACCTACAAG ttctCTCCAAAAACTCCCCCTCAGTGGGCAGAAGACCATAAATCTATACTTCAAATGATTTGTCAGCAAGTGGAAGCTTTAAAG AATGATTTGCAAGAAATGAAACTTAATAATTCCAACACAAATGCATCTCATCGGTGGCCTGCTGAAAACTATGGAACTGATGCAATACCAGACAGTTATCAGAGAGCACAAAATCTTCATGAAGCCCCTTTAACAG TTGCTACCACTGGCCCATCTGTGTTCTACAGCCAGTCACCTGCCTATAACTCTCAGTATCTTCTGGGAACTGCTGCAACCAATGTAACACCGGCAAAG CCTCCTGTCTATGGCATGAACCGACTTGCGCCTCAGCCACATATATATTCCTATCAGCCACCACCCATGCATACACCACCTCTGCAAAACACTTCTGGTTGTATGTTTTCCCAAGAAATGTATGGCCCACCTCTGCGTTTTGATTCTCCTGGCACTACACTCATTTCTCCTCGTACAGCTGATGACTATTACAACTACAGTGTTCCACAGGCAAGCACCAATCCAACACTGCCTAAACCAGGCTATTTCACAAACCGTTCAGCCACGCCACCCACCTTAAAGCCTGCAGAACCAAAAGCAATGCCTAAATTTGGACAGCCAGGAACAGCAGAAGGATCAAAACCACCCATGtcaacaccagcacagccaagtCAGCCAACAACTTTTAAGTTTAAACCTAACTTCAAGTCTAATGATGGAGACTtcactttttcttctccccctcAAGTTGCTCCACAGCCCCTTAATGCACCTTTTAATAGTAGAGAAAGCCTCTTGGATCTTCTAACATCTGACAAACCTTTACAGGATGATAGATACGTTGATCAAAAGCCAGTTAGTGATCCCACAAACAgttcaagaaatattttcaattttagcAATAAACATATTCCAGGCATGTCTCTCCGAGATAACACAGGACAAAATGTACACAAAAATGTGGGTTTTGAGAAGAGTGATACATTTAGTGCTCAAGAACCAAGTAAGCCTGTATTTATGGCTTCAAATTCAGATTTGGCCAATAGAAGTCATGAAACAGAAGGAGGAAGCACCCATGGTGgagatgaggatgatgatggtCCTCATTTTGATCCTGTAGTACCACTTCCTGATAAGATTGAAGTAAAGACAGGtgaggaagatgaagaagaatTCTTTTGCAACAGAGCCAAGCTCTTTCGTTTTGATGCAGAATCTAAAGAATGGAAAGAAAGGGGTATTGGAAATGTGAAAATACTGAAACATAAAGTATCTGGCAAATTTCGTCTCTTAATGAGACGGGACCAAGTGCTGAAAATCTGTGCAAATCACTACATAAATACTGATATGAAATTAACTCCAAATGCTGCATCAGATAAGTCATTTGTATGGCATGCTTTAGACTATGCAGATGAATTGCCAAAACCAGAACAGCTTGCAATTAGATTTAAAACACCTGAAGAAGCAATGCTTTTCAAAAAAAAGTTTGAGGAGgcacagaatattttaaaatccttgGGATCAAATGCTGACACGTCTGTGGCTCAGAGCAGTGGAACTgcaaaagaaacagcaaatcaAGACATCAAGGAGCCCAACAGAACCACTTCTGGGACCATGAACTTGGGCTTTCAGTTTCTAAAAGATGGAACAAGCAGTGAACCTGACAGCAAAGGCACCCTTACAGCTACATCCACTGCATCTAGCACTACCATTTCATTTGGGAAGGATGCTCAGCAAGCCTGTTCTTCTGGTGGGTTTGGGCAGCATCTCTTAAAGAAGGACCAATGGGTGTGTAAAGTGTGTTTAGTTCCAAATGAAGCAACTGTAAAGAACTGTGTAGCATGTGAAAGTCCAAATCCAGGTATGTGGGAAACACATGGCACTCCAATGACTGGCTCTGCAAGTTTGAAACCAAGTGGTAACACAGTGCAGGACAAGTTTGGATCTCCTTTTGCTAAAAAGGAAGGTCAGTGGGACTGCTCTGTATGCTCAACCCGAAATGAAGCAGAAGATGTGAACTGCTCTTCCTGTCAGAGTCCAAAACCTCAAAATCAACCAAATACATCCATACCTTCTGTTCTGGCATCTGCTGGTCTGGAGCTTGGTTCCATTGCTGATACAAGTAAGCCACAGAAAAATGGGTTTGAAGGGCTTTTTACTAAAAAGGAAGGTCAGTGGGATTGTAGTACTTGTCTTGTGAGGAACGAAGGTTCTTCGCTAACCTGCGTAGCCTGTGAAACGCCGAATCCATCTGCTAAGCCAGCTGGCGATGCTTTGCCAACTCCTGCTTTTGGCTTGAAAAGTAAATTGCCTGAACTTGGTGGAGGACAGTTGGCAACAGGCTTTAAGTTTGGTCTTGAGCAAGGCAAGACACCACCATTTACATTTCAGATTTCTTCTGATACTGAAGCTAAGCCTGCAAAGGAAGGATTTAGCTTTTCAATGCAAATGCCTGCAGGTGGATTTAAATTTGGGATACAGGAGTCTAGTAAATTTGGGATACAGGAGTCTAGTAAAAATACCACTAAGAAAGATGAGCCATCCAAAGAGCATACAACTGGTTTCTTAAAAAGCGTTgatgaaaaagacaaaaaggaattGCCCTCAGACAGTGGAATTGGATTCCAATTTCAAGAAACAGCAGACAAGGAGAAAATTGACTTTGTTTTTGGGCAAAATAGCAGCACTTCTACTTTTGCTGAGCTTGCAAAAAGTACTCCTAGGGAAGGTTTTCAATTTGGCAAAAAGGACCCTAACTTCAAAGGCTTTTCAGGTGCAGGTGAAAAGTTGTTTTCTTCACAAAATTCTAAAACAGATCAGAAAGCTAACACCTCTGCTGACCTTAGTGAGAAGGATGATGATGTGTATAGGACAGAGGAGAGCGATGATATCCATTTTGAACCTATAGTTCAGATGCCTGAAAAAGTAGAACCTTTTACAGGAGAGGAAGATGAGAAAGTGTTATACTCCCAGAGAGTAAAGCTGTTCAGGTTTGATCCAGAAACAAGCCAGTGGAAGGAACGTGGGGTGGGCATTCTGAAGATTCTTAAAAACGAAGTTAACGGCAAAGTAAGAATATTGATGCGGCGTGAGCAAGTACTGAAGGTGTGTGCAAATCACTGGATAACGACAACAATGAACTTGAAACAGCTGTCTGGCTCAGATAAAGCATGGATGTGGATGGCCAATGACTTTTCTGATGGTGATGCAAAGTTGGAGCATCTGGCAGCAAAATTCAAGACACCAGAGCAGGCTGAGGAGTTCAAACAGAAGTTTGAAGAATGTCAGAGGCTACTACTAGATATACCACTGCAGACACCCCATAAACTTGTTGATACAGGTAGGACAGCTCAGCTTAtacagaaagcagaagaaatgaagTGTGGCTTAAAAGATCTCAAAACTTTTCTGACAGATGACAAAACCAAACTGTCAGAAGAGGAAAGTGGAAACCCTGCTTGTACCAGCAGTACTTCTGATTTGGTTATAAAGCCACATGCTGAAAGTACAGGCCCTACTCTGGAGTGGGATAACTATGACTTGCGTGAAGAAGCATTGGATGATAGTGTAAGCAGTTCTGTATATGCATCACCTCTTGCAAGTAGCCCTGTAAGGAAAAATCTGTTTAGATTTGGAGAGTCTACCACTGGTTTTAGTTTCAGCTTTAAATCTGCTTTGAGCCCATCCAAATCTCCTGCCAAACAGAATCAGAGTAGAACATCAGTAGGCACAGATGAAGATTCTGATGTTACTCAAGAAGAGGAAAGAGATGGACAATACTTTGAACCTGTGGTACCTCTGCCTGATCTTGTGGAAGTGACCAGTGGTGAGGAAAATGAGCAAGTTGTCTTCAGCCATAGAGCCAAACTCTACAGATACGACAAAGATGCAAATCAGTGGAAAGAGAGAGGGATTGGGGATATCAAGATATTGCAGAACTATGACAACAAACAAGTTCGTATAGTAATGAGAAGGGACCAGGTACTAAAACTCTGTGCCAATCACAGGATAACACCAGAGATGAATTTGCAACAAATGAAAGGATCTGATAGAGCCTGGGTATGGACTGCATGTGACTTTGCAGATGGGGAAAGAAAAGTGGAACTTCTGGCTGTGCGATTCAAGCTGCAAGATGTTGCAGACTCATTTAAGCAAATTTTTGATGAAGCAAAGCATGCCCAAGAGAGAGAGACACTGATAACACCTCTTTCTTCTCGTGCCAATACACCAAAGGAATTTCCATGTGGTAAAAATGCTGTAGCTGTGCTAGAAGAAACAACCAGAGAAAGAACTGATGTCAGCCATGGTGATGATACTTCTGATACAACTGTagaggctgcagaggtggcaaGTACTTCTGAAACACCAACAAAAACAGTGGTTTCTCCTCCAAAGTTTGTATTTGGATCTGAATCTGTCAAGAGCATTTTCAGTAATGAAAAATCAAAGACATTCACATTTGGAAATACTTCAGCCACTGGTTCTCTCTTTGGCTTCAGTTTTAATCCCCCAAGAAAGAGTGAAGGCCATATTCCAGCATCTcaggacacagcacagaaagagcCAGAAGGCTCTGAACCACCTAAAATCTCAAATGCTACTCAGAAGCCTGTAGACAGCAAGGTAGACAACTTGCCAGCTTCATCACAAGATGGACCGTCCAACTTCTCATTTAGAATTCTGGAAAAAG ggTTTAATTTTAGCCTCTTTAAATCTAATCCAATGGCCTTTTGGACAAGCACATCCTCCATGCAACCTGATAGTAAAG CTGAGAAGACCACAGTGTCAGAGGATGATGTTCCATCTGATGAGGTTGTAATAGTTTACGAGTTAACACCTACCCCTGAACAGAGAGCTCTTGCTGACTTCCTCAAGCTCCCTTCAACATTCTTCTGTTACAAGAATAAGCCTGGATATGCAAGTGACGAGGATGATG ATGAAGACTATGAAACAGCTGTTAAGAAACTTAATGGAAGACTCTATCCCAGtgattcagaagagaaaaagaaagggcaAGGTCCTGTGAAAG TGGGCCTTGCAAAGAAGAGTGAATTTAACAATGAAAGAGAATGTGCTGCTACTTTGGAAAGGAaaccagctcctgaggagaaAGATGGAACAAAAGCTCTGCAGGTTCCTTCTGCATCTGTTTGTGGTGTCAGTACTGATACTGAGGGTGACACTCTGGAAAACTTCAAGTCAGAAGCTAAAATTCAAGAAATGAAA GAGAATGAAGTTGCAAACTCAAGTGACTTAGTCTCTACCAGTAAGGAAGAAATACCCATTCCCTCAAAAGATGAAGTGACAGAACTTGCCCAGTCAGGTACCAGCAGTGAAGAATCACATTCCACCACAGAAACTGTGCAAGTATCCCAGACCTTATCACGAGCTGAAGACAAACCTGTAGATTTGTCAACTAAAAAGAGTGATTCAGATGGTTCAGAGTCAACACAAG AAAACAGAATCATCTCATTTGGTTTTGGCAATACCACAGGCCTGTCATTTGCAGATCTGGCATCCAAAAGTTCTGAAGACTTTGCTTTTGGCTCAAAAG ATAAAAACTTCAAATGGGCAAATACAGGAGCAACTGTGTTTGGAGATACAACTCGTAAAGCAGATGAAGATGAATGTGGTAGTGATGATGAGGTAGTACATAGTGATGATATCCACTTTGAGCCAATTGTGTCCTTACCAGAG GTGGAGGTAAAATCTggagaagaagatgaagaaattCTCTTCAAGGAGAGGGCAAAACTTTACAGATGGGACAGGGATGTTACTCAGTGGAAGGAGCGTGGTGTTGGAGAGATCAAAATTCTCTTCCATACACAGAAGAAATACTACAGAGTCCTAATGAGAAGAGACCAAGTTCTTAAAGTTTGTGCCAACCATGTTATCACCAAAGAAATGAACTTAGTGCCCTCTGATACATCAAACAATGCTTTCATTTGGACAGCCACAGATTATGCTG ATGGTGAAGTAAAAGTAGAACAATTTGCAGTCAGATTTAAAAGCCAAGAAATGGCCAATTCTTTCAAGAAGATGTTTGAAGAATGCCAGCGAAGCTTATCGGAACTACAGAAGGGGCACttgtccctggcagcaggactgTCAAAGGACACCAACCCTGTTGTGTACTTTGAAGTTTCTGCTGATGATGAACCTTTAGGGCACATAACCATGGAGCTGTTTGCAAATATTGTACCTCGAACTGCTGAAAACTTCAGAGCCCTGTGCACAGGAGAGAAAGGATTTGGATTCAAGAACTCCCGCTTTCACAGAATAGTCACAGACTTTGTGTGTCAG ggaGGAGATATAACTAACCATGATGGAACAGGTGGACAGTCGATTTATGGAACAGCATTTGAAGATGAGAATTTCATAGTGAAACACACTGGTCCTGGATTGTTGTCAATGGCAAATAAGGGCAGGGATACAAATAATTCTCAGTTCTTCATAACACTTAAAAAAGCAGAACACTTGGACTTCAAGCATGTGGTATTTGGGTTTGTGAAAGATGGAATGGATGTTGTGAAAAAGATCGAATCCTTTGGTTCTCCTAAAGGGCTAGTAAATGGAAGAATTGTCATTACAGACTGTGGGCAAATATAG